A window of the Lolium perenne isolate Kyuss_39 chromosome 7, Kyuss_2.0, whole genome shotgun sequence genome harbors these coding sequences:
- the LOC139833834 gene encoding uncharacterized protein, translating into MAPSEPSAADLAAAAAEATAKAALWALAAALPSIRAVVPVTLELSTSNYLQWRGMFSNAVEKYALEDHLLEDAYPTDPPPQWVRNDAIVRSWLNSAVAPELLAMIVDTTTPLPAHALWTRLSNIYHDNVDTRSSYLEQEFHGLQQGSLTVADYCRKQKVLADELNALGTTITDKRLVQNTLRGLGPRLAYMRTLLLKQRPLPPFLDVRSSLLLEELTLQQQSESSSTPSAFVARGAPTPPPPRGSAENTGPPRRPEVCRHFQRFGTCRFGARCRYVHSAFPQQRGGTPNTSGKGPQTPWPSMQNPWAGSIQMWPGPPPRPPPLGLPQAHHAMLSAPPPRPYGSTSPMPWPPGAAIPWTPGVTPSAPPPASTYNPTAPPPSFDQAQLMQAFNTMSLTPPSSNEWFMDSGASAHMTGNQGLPHQERDRQVQ; encoded by the exons ATGGCGCCGTCAGAGCCCTCCGCCGCTGATCTCGCGGCCGCTGCCGCCGAGGCCACCGCCAAGGCCGCTCTCTGGGCGCTCGCGGCCGCACTCCCCAGCATCCGTGCCGTCGTGCCGGTCACCCTCGAGCTTTCAACCTCCAACTACCTCCAATGGCGCGGCATGTTCTCCAACGCTGTTGAGAAGTACGCCCTCGAGGATCATCTCCTCGAGGATGCTTACCCCACGGACCCCCCGCCACAGTGGGTCCGCAACGACGCCATCGTCCGGTCATGGCTCAACAGCGCCGTCGCGCCCGAGCTTCTCGCCATGATCGTTGACACCACGACGCCACTGCCTGCACACGCCTTGTGGACGCGCCTCTCCAACATCTACCACGACAACGTGGACACCCGCTCCTCGTACCTCGAGCAAGAGTTCCACGGTCTCCAACAGGGCTCCCTGACCGTGGCTGATTACTGCCGCAAGCAGAAGGTTCTCGCCGACGAGCTCAATGCGCTAGGCACGACCATCACCGACAAACGCCTAGTCCAGAACACGCTTCGCGGTCTCGGACCTCGGCTTGCGTACATGCGCACGTTGCTCCTGAAACAGCGTCCCCTTCCACCGTTTCTCGACGTCCGCTCATCTCTACTACTCGAGGAGCTCACGTTGCAGCAGCAGTCCGAGTCATCCTCAACCCCGTCTGCCTTCGTCGCGCGCGGAGCCCCCACGCCTCCACCACCGCGTGGCTCTGCCGAAAATACGGGACCTCCGCGGCGCCCGGAAGTCTGCCGCCACTTCCAGCGCTTTGGAACCTGTCGCTTTGGCGCACGGTGCCGTTACGTCCACTCCGCGTTTCCCCAACAACGCGGCGGCACCCCCAACACATCCGGGAAGGGACCGCAGACTCCATGGCCATCGATGCAGAACCCTTGGGCTGGGTCAATCCAGATGTGGCCAGGACCACCGCCACGGCCACCTCCTCTTGGCCTGCCTCAGGCTCATCATGCCATGCTATCGGCGCCGCCTCCACGGCCCTATGGCTCTACATCACCTATGCCATGGCCACCGGGAGCAGCTATACCATGGACGCCAGGAGTGACGCCATCCGCCCCGCCACCTGCATCCACATACAATCCAACCGCACCACCGCCATCCTTCGACCAAGCCCAACTCATGCAGGCTTTCAACACCATGTCCCTGACACCACCATCCTCGAATGAGTGGTTCATGGACTCAGGCGCCTCCGCTCACATGACCGGCAATCAGG GACTTCCGCACCAAGAACGAGATCGTCAGGTGCAATAG